Genomic DNA from Paenibacillus sp. KS-LC4:
AGAAAAGCATATAGCGGATTTTCCTCGCGGCCGAGTATGTATTGCAGCGGCAAATAATTGGCGCAGCCGAAAGGGATGACAAAGGTGAAAAATTGCTGAATGCGTCTATGATAGATGCTGAGTGGGTATTGCGCCATTTCTCGTCCGCCGTCGGTCAAAATATTAGCGATTTCGAGCCCCTGAACGGTCCAGAAGCTGAATGAGGCACACAGAATAAAGATACTGGCGAAAATAATGACCCCCGATGCTTGTGAAAGCACGAGCGCAGTTATTTTTAACAGGGTCCACTCCATATCCAGATTTGTAATTGCCCAGATCAGCACGCCGATGCCAAGCAGCAGGCGCCCGACGCGGGAAAATTCAAATTTGGAGCTGAGCACCTGAAGAATGGTGCCGCGCGGACGGACGAGCAGTCGGTCGAAATCTCCGCTTACGACTAGCGAGGAGAACATATCAAACCCGCGCGCGAAGCATTCGGTAATCGAGAAGGCCATATGCGTAATGGCAAAGCACAGCATCACCTCGTAGAAGCTCCAGCCTTTCATATCCCCGAAACGCTCGAACATGAAATATAGCCCGGCAAATACGGTGAAGGGCGTTAAGCATTGTCCAACCACGAGCAGCAGGAAGGAAGCGCGGTACTGCATTTGCGCTTTGAACAGCAGCAGCATGTATTTAAAATAAAGCGTCATCGCCGCATCACCCTCCTTGTACAACGACGCGTCGCAGCGCCTTGTTCATCGCGATTTTGCCTATGAAAATGAGCGCAGCGAGCCATAATAGCTGAAACAGCAATCCCGTTGCTGCATCCAGCTTGGGAATGTTGCCGGTGTAGACGCGAAATGGAAAGTCGACGGTCCAGTGGAAGGGCAGGGCGTAGACAATCCGCTGCATCCAATCCGGCATAAGCGGTACCGGAATAATCATACCGGCGAAAAACTCGCCAAACACGCTGAACATCAGCAGAGAGCC
This window encodes:
- a CDS encoding ABC-2 family transporter protein; translation: MTLYFKYMLLLFKAQMQYRASFLLLVVGQCLTPFTVFAGLYFMFERFGDMKGWSFYEVMLCFAITHMAFSITECFARGFDMFSSLVVSGDFDRLLVRPRGTILQVLSSKFEFSRVGRLLLGIGVLIWAITNLDMEWTLLKITALVLSQASGVIIFASIFILCASFSFWTVQGLEIANILTDGGREMAQYPLSIYHRRIQQFFTFVIPFGCANYLPLQYILGREENPLYAFLPLAGLLFLAPCLLIWQIGVRRYRSTGS